From the Leptolyngbya sp. O-77 genome, one window contains:
- a CDS encoding rod shape-determining protein, translating into MGIDLGTANTLVYVSGRGIVLQEPSVVAIDQNEKVPLAVGEDAKKMLGRTPGNVMALRPLRDGVIADFDTAELMLKHFIRRVHEGRTLVSPRIVIGIPSGVTGVERRAVMEAASQAGARDVYLIDEPVAAAIGAGLPVAEPTGNMIIDIGGGTTEVAVLSLQGTVLSESVRVAGDELSEAISQYMKKVHNLVIGERTAEEIKITVGSAYPTDHHDDIIMDVRGLHLLSGLPRTVSVKAPEIREAMAEPLSVIIEAVKRTLERTPPELAADIIDRGIMLAGGGALLRGLDTLISHETGIVVHVAADPLSCVVLGTGRVLENFKQLERVFSGHSRNM; encoded by the coding sequence ATGGGTATCGACCTGGGCACCGCAAACACCCTGGTCTACGTTTCGGGTCGGGGCATTGTGCTTCAAGAACCATCAGTAGTAGCCATTGACCAAAACGAGAAAGTACCCCTAGCCGTTGGCGAAGATGCCAAAAAAATGCTGGGGCGGACACCCGGAAACGTGATGGCGCTGCGTCCCCTGCGAGATGGGGTGATTGCAGACTTTGACACAGCTGAGCTCATGCTCAAGCACTTCATCCGCCGCGTCCATGAAGGTCGGACGCTCGTTTCCCCCCGGATTGTGATCGGCATTCCCAGTGGCGTGACGGGCGTTGAGCGTCGGGCTGTGATGGAAGCTGCGTCCCAGGCGGGGGCTCGAGATGTTTATCTGATTGATGAACCCGTGGCAGCCGCCATTGGGGCTGGCTTGCCCGTGGCAGAGCCGACTGGAAACATGATTATCGACATCGGCGGCGGCACCACCGAGGTCGCAGTGCTGAGCTTGCAGGGCACGGTGCTGAGCGAATCGGTGCGGGTCGCTGGCGACGAGCTAAGCGAGGCTATTTCCCAGTACATGAAAAAGGTTCACAACCTGGTGATTGGGGAACGCACAGCAGAGGAAATCAAAATCACGGTCGGCTCCGCCTATCCAACAGACCACCATGACGACATCATCATGGACGTTCGAGGGCTGCACTTGCTATCTGGACTGCCCCGTACCGTTTCGGTGAAAGCGCCAGAGATCCGTGAAGCGATGGCAGAACCCCTGTCGGTCATCATCGAAGCCGTTAAGCGCACGCTGGAGCGCACCCCTCCCGAGCTGGCGGCAGATATCATCGATCGGGGTATCATGCTGGCAGGGGGAGGAGCCTTGCTGCGCGGGCTAGATACCCTGATCAGCCATGAGACAGGAATTGTGGTTCACGTTGCAGCGGATCCGCTGAGTTGCGTAGTGTTGGGCACTGGGCGTGTTCTAGAAAACTTCAAGCAGCTTGAGCGGGTCTTTAGCGGACACTCTCGCAATATGTAG
- a CDS encoding flavin monoamine oxidase family protein: MSLPEAAGWLDAHLSRRRVLQAGAVLGGTLGLSGWRMEDLVGGDRPHASGQSARSRANPSPVLIVGAGVAGLTAAYRLQQAGVPFELVEASARIGGRLRTVRNPDGLPGTVELGGEFIDTRHTHVRALAAELGLELSDLRAADAGLEPEVLYFQGQKVSHEAVVERFAPLAKRITQDLLAMGRGITYRQHNDHAAQLDRLSLAEYLDAAEIDPVIHQLVRVAYITEFGRDAEDMSCLNMLYLIGTEVGQWSTYGDSDERWHVVGGNQSIPEALAKRVEGAIALNTSLESIRLAPDGRYRVSLRQDGNSIERSYEKVLLAVPFSVLRQVELAIDLPPVKRKAIAELGYGTSSKLAVPFRERIWRTRYGSTISVYTDLDFQNTWESARYSPGPSAWVTDLRAGRQGVLLAADSPATHAKALAADLDQIFPGIAEVQQGRSLRAIWAAEPHALGSYSCYRPGQWTAIAGAEIERVGNLWFAGEHCSLESQGYMNGAVETAEIAARSILQT, from the coding sequence ATGTCTCTGCCCGAAGCGGCGGGATGGCTGGATGCACACTTGTCGCGGCGGCGCGTGTTGCAGGCAGGCGCGGTGCTGGGTGGCACGCTGGGGCTGAGCGGTTGGCGGATGGAAGACTTGGTGGGGGGCGATCGCCCTCATGCCTCTGGGCAGTCTGCTCGCTCTAGAGCAAACCCATCGCCTGTGCTGATTGTGGGCGCAGGCGTGGCAGGATTAACGGCTGCCTATCGCCTCCAGCAGGCGGGTGTGCCGTTTGAGCTAGTCGAAGCCAGTGCCCGCATCGGCGGTCGGCTGCGGACGGTGCGAAACCCGGATGGACTACCAGGAACCGTGGAACTGGGTGGCGAATTTATCGACACGCGCCATACCCACGTCCGCGCTCTGGCCGCAGAATTGGGTCTGGAATTGTCTGACCTGAGGGCGGCCGATGCAGGGCTAGAGCCGGAGGTGCTGTATTTTCAGGGGCAAAAGGTGAGCCATGAGGCAGTGGTGGAGCGGTTTGCACCCCTCGCCAAACGAATCACGCAGGACTTGCTGGCGATGGGGCGAGGCATCACCTATCGCCAGCATAATGACCACGCCGCCCAGCTCGATCGGCTGTCGCTGGCAGAATATCTGGATGCGGCAGAGATTGACCCGGTGATTCACCAACTGGTGCGGGTGGCTTACATCACCGAATTTGGGCGAGACGCAGAAGACATGTCCTGCTTGAACATGCTCTATCTGATCGGGACAGAGGTGGGGCAGTGGAGCACCTACGGCGACAGCGACGAGCGTTGGCATGTGGTCGGCGGCAACCAGTCGATTCCTGAAGCGCTGGCCAAGCGGGTAGAGGGGGCGATCGCCCTCAACACTTCTCTGGAATCCATCCGCCTTGCCCCCGATGGGCGCTATCGCGTCAGCCTGCGACAAGACGGCAACAGTATCGAGCGCAGCTACGAGAAGGTGCTGCTAGCAGTGCCATTTTCGGTGCTCCGACAGGTGGAACTCGCGATAGACCTGCCGCCCGTGAAGCGAAAGGCGATCGCCGAGTTGGGCTATGGCACCAGCAGCAAGCTAGCCGTTCCCTTCCGGGAGCGGATCTGGCGTACCCGCTACGGCTCTACCATTAGCGTCTACACCGATCTGGATTTTCAAAATACCTGGGAGAGCGCCCGCTACTCGCCGGGGCCAAGCGCCTGGGTAACAGACCTGCGGGCGGGACGACAGGGCGTATTGCTGGCGGCCGATAGCCCCGCCACCCACGCCAAGGCGCTCGCCGCTGATCTAGACCAGATCTTTCCAGGCATTGCTGAAGTGCAACAAGGGCGATCGCTCCGGGCAATTTGGGCGGCCGAACCCCACGCGCTGGGGTCTTATTCCTGCTATCGGCCCGGGCAGTGGACGGCGATCGCCGGAGCCGAAATCGAGCGCGTGGGCAATCTCTGGTTCGCAGGGGAACACTGCTCTCTAGAATCCCAGGGCTATATGAACGGCGCAGTAGAGACGGCTGAAATCGCTGCCCGCAGCATTCTTCAGACCTAA
- the mreC gene encoding rod shape-determining protein MreC has product MYVLRRWWGKNGLRLGLAVLALSTAWMLRQTQGAFVLELYRAISAPFQAKGPTRAEILDNAQVQELQQRLIELESQNRRLQELLNYNATQPQPGIAAPIIGRSADHWWQQVTLGRGRRDGVKVGSIVSGTGGLVGRVVQVTANTSRVLLVSDPTSRIGVTVSRSRFMGYMRGQSGNRAVMEFFEKVPDVKPGDVVSTSSFSQLFPPGLPVGRVESIDFSKSPAPEAIVELSAPISTLDWVLVAPNPKPAATEPPPPPSPLPDSTLP; this is encoded by the coding sequence ATGTACGTACTGCGTCGATGGTGGGGGAAGAATGGGTTGCGGCTGGGGCTAGCAGTGCTGGCTCTCAGCACTGCATGGATGCTCAGGCAAACCCAGGGTGCATTTGTGCTGGAGCTATATCGAGCGATCAGCGCTCCGTTTCAGGCTAAAGGCCCGACTCGCGCTGAAATCCTGGATAACGCCCAGGTGCAGGAGTTGCAGCAGCGCTTGATTGAGCTAGAAAGCCAAAACCGCCGACTTCAAGAGTTGTTGAACTACAATGCAACGCAGCCACAACCAGGGATTGCGGCTCCGATTATTGGGCGCAGCGCCGACCACTGGTGGCAGCAGGTGACTCTGGGGCGGGGCCGGCGAGACGGGGTAAAAGTTGGCTCTATTGTCTCCGGAACGGGCGGGCTAGTTGGGCGGGTGGTACAGGTGACGGCGAATACGAGCCGCGTGCTGTTAGTCAGTGACCCCACAAGTCGTATCGGCGTGACGGTTAGCCGTTCTCGCTTTATGGGCTATATGCGGGGGCAGTCGGGTAACCGAGCGGTGATGGAGTTTTTTGAGAAGGTGCCGGATGTGAAGCCGGGGGATGTGGTGTCTACGTCGTCGTTTAGCCAGTTGTTCCCGCCGGGGCTACCGGTCGGGCGTGTTGAATCAATAGACTTTAGCAAAAGCCCAGCTCCAGAGGCGATTGTTGAGCTATCGGCCCCGATTAGCACATTGGACTGGGTATTGGTTGCGCCTAATCCAAAACCTGCTGCAACTGAACCGCCCCCGCCGCCCTCGCCTTTACCAGATTCAACCTTGCCCTGA
- a CDS encoding single-stranded DNA-binding protein, with protein sequence MSLNVVTLVGRAGRDPDVKYFESGSVVCNINLAVDRRRKNSDEPDWFKLEIWGRNAEVAANYVRKGSLIGVTGSLKFEYWKDRTTGADRSAPVIRVDRLDLLGSKRDNEAAAASGGYADDEF encoded by the coding sequence ATGAGCTTAAACGTCGTTACCCTGGTGGGTCGAGCGGGTCGTGATCCGGATGTAAAGTATTTCGAGTCGGGCAGCGTGGTCTGCAATATCAATCTTGCAGTCGATCGTCGCAGAAAAAATAGCGATGAGCCAGACTGGTTTAAGCTGGAAATTTGGGGTCGAAACGCTGAAGTAGCTGCAAACTATGTCCGCAAAGGCAGCCTGATCGGGGTTACAGGTTCCCTGAAATTTGAATATTGGAAAGATCGAACCACTGGAGCCGATCGCTCTGCGCCTGTAATCCGAGTAGATCGGTTAGATTTGCTGGGATCTAAACGAGACAATGAGGCGGCAGCAGCCTCTGGCGGATATGCCGACGATGAGTTCTAG
- the mreD gene encoding rod shape-determining protein MreD, producing the protein MNDLLLLSPYLRQALNVLVTAGSVLACLLILPTRFVGMELLGVGPNWLLIWVVAWSIKRSPWQGAIAGIALGLLQDGMTAANPTHTLSLALVGILTALIQKQRYIQEDFISVALIVFGMAVIAETVTAFQFMLQDLRMPDRLSSRTLSEIWNYHQQIALCSAILSSLWAPALYYPLNRWWQRVSLADQFQA; encoded by the coding sequence ATGAATGATTTGCTGCTTCTGAGTCCCTATTTGAGGCAGGCGCTGAATGTACTGGTGACGGCTGGCTCGGTTTTGGCGTGTTTGCTCATCTTGCCAACCCGGTTTGTGGGCATGGAACTGCTGGGGGTGGGGCCGAACTGGCTGCTGATCTGGGTTGTGGCCTGGAGTATCAAGCGATCGCCCTGGCAGGGTGCGATCGCCGGAATTGCACTGGGACTGCTGCAAGACGGCATGACAGCGGCCAATCCAACCCACACGCTGAGTCTCGCGCTGGTCGGCATTCTCACGGCGCTTATTCAAAAGCAGCGCTACATCCAGGAAGACTTTATTTCAGTGGCGCTGATCGTGTTCGGCATGGCGGTCATTGCAGAAACCGTGACCGCGTTTCAATTTATGCTTCAAGACCTGCGGATGCCTGATCGCCTCTCCTCGCGCACGCTTTCAGAAATTTGGAACTATCATCAGCAGATTGCCCTCTGCTCTGCTATTCTCAGTAGCCTCTGGGCTCCGGCACTGTATTACCCGCTGAATCGCTGGTGGCAGCGAGTGAGTCTGGCGGATCAATTCCAGGCCTAG